GCCAACACAACGGACGTGGCCAGCTGGGGCAACACCGGCACCAGCCTGAAATGGAGCAAACAATGGTCTCCCGCCCTCTACAGCCACACACTCGTGAGCTACTCGAACTATTTCAGCGAAAGGGAAAACACGCTGCGCAGCGTCATCACCGATTCCCTGGGGGCAGACCGCCATTTCCAGAGCGGCGCTATTGAAGATAACCAGCTGTATGACTACGCCGTGCGCACGGACTGGGAATGGACGGTTTCACCGGTTCAACGGCTGGGCTTTGGTGTGCAATACAATTACCAGGATATCTCCTATCAGTATTCCCGCAACGATACGCTCACGCTCATAGACCGCCAGACGCAAGGCAATACCCTTGCCTTCTACCTGGAAGACAAGATCAGCCTGGCGGACCACAAACTGCTGCTGGTGCCGGGCATGCGCGTCACTTCTTTTTCCCCTACCGGCCAATGGTATATTGAGCCGCGCATCCGGGGAGACTTCCAGCTGAGCGAGCGGGTGAAACTGAAAGCGTCCGCAGGCCAGTATTACCAGTTCGCCAAAAGGGTGATCCGCGAGGATGTACTGCGCGGAAGCCGCGATTTCTGGCTGCTGACCGATGACGAGCGGATACCCGTAAGCTTCTCGCGCCAGTATTCCGCCGGCGCCAGCTGGGAAAATGCGAAGTTCCTTATTGATGCGGAGGTGTACGTCAAAAAGATGGAAGGCTTGTCCGAATACACCTTACGCTTCCAGCCAACAGGCGGTGCGGCGAATTATGCTGACTTCTTCTACGAAGGCACGGGAGAAGCCCGGGGCATCGATCTGCTGATACAGAAAAAGGCAGGGCGGTACAATGGCTGGATAGGTTATACCCTGGCCGAGGTCACTCATGATTTTGACGTGTACGGGCCGGATAAATTCCCCGCATCCAACGACATCCGGAACGAATTTAAGACCGTCCATAATTACCGGCTCGGCAGGTTCGACTTCTCCTTATCCTGGATGTACATGACCGGCAAGCCTTATACTGCTCCCACCGGAGGATACCAGATCACTTTGCTGGATGGTACAAAAGTGGATTACCTGAACGTATCAGCGAAAAACGCGCTGCGGCTGCCGGACTATCACCGCATGGATGTTGCCGTTACGTTGAATTTTGGCCAGCCCGGGAAGTTCAACGGCGCCATCGGCCTCTCGCTGTTCAATCTCTATAATCAAACCAATATCTGGTACAAGAACTTCGACATCATTGAAAATGAAAT
This genomic stretch from Chitinophaga sp. XS-30 harbors:
- a CDS encoding TonB-dependent receptor; the encoded protein is MKLPVFTMIFCLCISALSAQDSRQVSGRITDEATGEPLSAVTVTVAGSRIGSSSNTDGYFMLTGIPRDTFTLRFSCIGYRPLDYPLGNDAPLSGLRIRLTADAGALKEVVVTGESRERFKLNQQIGMIRMNPKMIASLPSLGEKDIFRAYQLMPGVSAGNEQSAGLYVRGGTPDQNLVVFDGFTVYNVDHLFGFFSAFNANAIKDVQLYKGGFDAKYGGRLSALMEITGKEGNKNAFNAGIDAGFLSVNGFVETPLGKKMSALITYRRSFATSFYDKLKDQATIDNGRNQSGRLSGIGERFRGQADVQSYFSDLNAKLTFRSDAGDVFSWSFYSGKDHMDNSIEAGGGSWISRRLSSFFANTTDVASWGNTGTSLKWSKQWSPALYSHTLVSYSNYFSERENTLRSVITDSLGADRHFQSGAIEDNQLYDYAVRTDWEWTVSPVQRLGFGVQYNYQDISYQYSRNDTLTLIDRQTQGNTLAFYLEDKISLADHKLLLVPGMRVTSFSPTGQWYIEPRIRGDFQLSERVKLKASAGQYYQFAKRVIREDVLRGSRDFWLLTDDERIPVSFSRQYSAGASWENAKFLIDAEVYVKKMEGLSEYTLRFQPTGGAANYADFFYEGTGEARGIDLLIQKKAGRYNGWIGYTLAEVTHDFDVYGPDKFPASNDIRNEFKTVHNYRLGRFDFSLSWMYMTGKPYTAPTGGYQITLLDGTKVDYLNVSAKNALRLPDYHRMDVAVTLNFGQPGKFNGAIGLSLFNLYNQTNIWYKNFDIIENEIVETDVNYLGFTPNLSLSLKLK